TCGTCGGCCGGGGTGACGTGCATGATCATGGCCTCGGGCGACTCGAGCGTCAGCGCGACCGTGACCGCGGCGCCCGAGTCGTCGCAATCCGGCGCGGGAAGGATTACCGGCAGGTCCCGTGCCCCGCCCGCGGGCACTCTCGAGCTGCCGCCCGACCACCGAGCAGGCTCGGACAGGCCGTCTGACTCGAGGGAAGCGGCACCGATCGTGATCTCGCTGTCCCCGTCGTTCACCACCCGCAGCTGCAGGCGCCGGTCGGTGACGTCTGAGCGGAACTGGGCGAGCTGCACGCTCACGCCATCGGCGGGGTTGTCGACGACGGCGGTGGTGCAGCCCGTCAATGCGAGCGGCAGAACGAGCGGGCAGGCGAGCAGCGCGACCAGGCGTGCCCGCGGCATCCGTCAGCCCTCGCCGGCGATGCGCAGCTTGGTGCAGAGCGCGGTGAGCTGGAGCAGCTCGTCGTCGGTCAGCGCGCCACCGACGCGTCTGTTGATGGAGGCGGCGTGGCCGAGCGCCACTCGGTGGAACAGGTCATAGCCGTCGTCGGTGAGCGCCACGATGATGCCGCGGCCGTCGCCCGGGTCGGAGGCCTTGGTGACCAGCCCACGGCTGACGAGACGGTCGATCAGCCGGCTGACGCTTGGCTGCGTGAGCAGCAACACCCGGTTGAGATCGCGGATGCGCGTCCTGCGGTCAGGCTGGCGCGAGAGGTTGTAGAGCACGTCGTACTCGTTGAGGGAGAGATCGGCGGGAAACTCGCTGTTCAACTCGCGCAGCACAACCACCTGGGCGCGGAACAGCGCTTCCCAGGCATCAACGGCGATCGCGGAGTGGTCACTCACGCGCCAAGTCTATACGTATGCAACGAGTGATGGAAAATCGAGATCCGCGGATCGAACTCGTCGAGATCTCGGCAGGCTCGATCCGCGGCCGCGGCGCTTAACGTGATTGAGGGCCGGTCGTTGAGGCTAACGACCGGCCCTCTCCCTTGCACCAAGAGTGTCCTGCAATCACATTCCGCGGTAGCTGCCACAGCAAACAACTAACGCTCTATGAATATATAACGGTCCGGTAACGGCGTCTAGTTACCGAACCGTTATTTTTCTGGAAGTTTCCTATGAGCGAGATCCGGGAACCCCGAACGGCTCAGAAGAAGTCGGGGCTCGGCGTGCTG
The Diaminobutyricimonas sp. LJ205 genome window above contains:
- a CDS encoding MarR family winged helix-turn-helix transcriptional regulator yields the protein MSDHSAIAVDAWEALFRAQVVVLRELNSEFPADLSLNEYDVLYNLSRQPDRRTRIRDLNRVLLLTQPSVSRLIDRLVSRGLVTKASDPGDGRGIIVALTDDGYDLFHRVALGHAASINRRVGGALTDDELLQLTALCTKLRIAGEG